A stretch of the Mycobacterium sp. ITM-2016-00317 genome encodes the following:
- a CDS encoding DUF1906 domain-containing protein, whose protein sequence is MQVSRRDALRYAAAVSALAGLGAAATGRQAPTAAAAAPTLIDFAMRQIPAQDIRAAGHAGVINYVSTSRPGSNFGAKPITLPYARSLTAAGLVIVSNYQYGKPGGTAPSDFTRGYAGGVADARTGWALHSAAGGGQSAPIFFSVDDDIDRQTWNDLALPWFRGINSVIGVQRTGIYAGIRPCQWAAADGVIGKSRTPGRVWAWQTRSWSNGQIYPGAVLYQRIIDTASNPGPIVGGIRVDVNDVLAQDCGQWNFHP, encoded by the coding sequence GTGCAGGTATCCCGGCGTGACGCACTGCGCTATGCCGCCGCCGTATCGGCACTGGCCGGGCTCGGCGCGGCAGCAACGGGCAGGCAGGCACCTACGGCAGCGGCCGCCGCTCCGACACTGATCGACTTCGCCATGCGCCAGATCCCGGCGCAGGACATCCGGGCCGCCGGCCACGCCGGGGTGATCAACTACGTGTCGACCTCGCGGCCTGGCTCGAACTTCGGCGCCAAACCGATCACGCTGCCCTATGCGAGGTCGCTGACCGCGGCCGGTTTGGTGATCGTCAGCAACTACCAGTACGGCAAGCCTGGCGGAACGGCACCGTCGGACTTCACCCGCGGGTACGCAGGCGGCGTCGCCGACGCCCGCACCGGCTGGGCGTTGCACTCCGCCGCTGGTGGCGGCCAGAGTGCACCGATCTTTTTCAGCGTCGACGATGACATCGACCGCCAGACCTGGAACGACCTCGCACTCCCGTGGTTCCGCGGCATCAACTCGGTCATCGGCGTGCAGCGCACCGGGATCTACGCGGGCATCAGACCGTGCCAGTGGGCTGCGGCCGACGGTGTCATCGGAAAGTCACGCACGCCCGGCCGTGTCTGGGCCTGGCAGACCCGCTCCTGGTCCAACGGCCAGATCTACCCCGGCGCCGTGCTGTACCAGCGCATCATCGACACCGCCTCGAATCCGGGACCGATCGTCGGCGGCATCCGCGTCGACGTCAACGACGTGCTGGCGCAGGATTGCGGCCAGTGGAACTTCCACCCCTGA
- a CDS encoding ethanolamine utilization protein EutH codes for MALLGNIVIYLMMAFVLIGAFSLAFRGDRGIGHEFKEGIYALGPLFVPIAGIMAALPYLSWFVEHVLGKVYEPFGADAAMAATTLIASDMGAYQLAEVTADSTGAWMTASVNGFLLGATISFIIPVGLAILDVRDHKYFALGIMSGILTVPLGVVVTMGILILTDSTVRDSAVTDGPSTATLDGFGFGDVLINLLPVFLVTIAIAAGLYFATRAMITGFIWFGKGLNAAILVVLALSIVEHVTGFFSARMGAWGLDPIIADADDQMRSLEVAGNIAIVLAGAFPLVYAIRTYLDKPLTAVGTRAGISTEGTAGLLAATTNMLAAFHLIKHMPAKDKVLVVAFGTTCSALIGDHLAFTANFQPNLIAPLMIGKIVAGVTAMLLALWIAVPTATRIERERAELDSVDPSSEDDDRVDPVAPNHA; via the coding sequence ATGGCCTTGCTGGGAAACATCGTCATCTATCTGATGATGGCGTTCGTCCTGATCGGCGCCTTCTCGTTGGCGTTCCGCGGCGACCGCGGGATCGGTCATGAGTTCAAGGAGGGCATCTACGCCCTCGGGCCGCTCTTCGTGCCCATCGCCGGCATCATGGCGGCCCTGCCGTATCTGTCCTGGTTCGTCGAACACGTCCTGGGCAAAGTCTACGAACCGTTCGGTGCGGATGCGGCCATGGCGGCCACCACGCTGATCGCCAGCGATATGGGTGCCTACCAGCTGGCCGAAGTCACCGCCGACTCGACCGGTGCATGGATGACCGCCTCCGTCAACGGATTCCTGCTCGGCGCCACCATCTCGTTCATCATTCCGGTCGGGCTGGCGATCCTGGATGTGCGTGACCACAAGTATTTCGCCCTGGGCATCATGAGTGGGATTCTCACCGTGCCGCTCGGCGTCGTGGTCACGATGGGAATCCTGATCCTGACCGATTCCACGGTGCGTGACTCGGCGGTCACCGATGGCCCGTCGACCGCCACCCTCGACGGCTTCGGTTTCGGCGACGTCCTGATCAACCTGCTCCCGGTTTTCCTTGTCACCATCGCGATCGCCGCTGGCCTGTACTTTGCGACCCGCGCCATGATCACCGGCTTCATCTGGTTCGGCAAGGGACTCAACGCGGCCATTCTGGTGGTGCTGGCATTGTCCATCGTCGAGCACGTGACGGGCTTCTTCAGCGCACGGATGGGCGCCTGGGGACTCGACCCGATCATCGCTGACGCCGACGATCAGATGCGGTCCCTGGAAGTGGCGGGCAACATCGCGATCGTCCTGGCCGGAGCGTTCCCGCTGGTGTACGCGATCCGGACCTACCTCGACAAGCCGCTGACCGCCGTGGGCACCCGCGCGGGCATCAGCACCGAGGGCACCGCGGGCCTGCTCGCCGCGACGACCAACATGCTGGCCGCGTTCCACCTCATCAAGCACATGCCGGCCAAGGACAAGGTGTTGGTGGTCGCTTTCGGCACCACCTGTAGCGCACTGATCGGTGACCACCTGGCCTTCACGGCCAACTTCCAGCCGAACCTGATCGCACCGTTGATGATCGGCAAGATCGTCGCTGGTGTCACGGCGATGCTGCTGGCGTTGTGGATCGCGGTGCCGACGGCCACCCGGATCGAACGTGAACGGGCGGAGCTGGACTCGGTGGATCCGTCATCAGAGGACGACGACAGGGTGGACCCGGTGGCACCGAACCACGCGTGA
- a CDS encoding FAD-dependent oxidoreductase: MTATAHIVVAGSGLLGLHAAIALRPAADVTVYERLPVPGGEQWEHPEHARLVRRAHRSGVRFAAGTQVIRWEGDRVLAIGEHGGLTAADALVVATGHRPANRSELRIDGDRCAGVVPATLALHLLAQGVHLGSEVVVTGDSHWAEECIAAMTTGARPAASIHWLGREGPAPHPAVTTRPDLRVTGAHGMPRIRGVSVQDTAGRSGSGVEHLVCDCLILAGPAIPYRNIDGAVLDDDTVVFAQRSGREFKTADQIGAAAARMAIERAKAPQHQHVPPEPRIGSPR; encoded by the coding sequence GTGACCGCCACCGCACACATCGTGGTCGCCGGATCGGGGCTGCTCGGCCTGCACGCCGCCATCGCGCTGCGCCCTGCTGCGGATGTCACAGTGTACGAACGTCTTCCGGTTCCCGGTGGTGAACAGTGGGAGCATCCAGAACACGCCCGGTTGGTCCGGCGGGCCCACCGCAGCGGAGTCCGGTTCGCGGCAGGCACGCAGGTGATCCGCTGGGAGGGCGACAGAGTGTTGGCCATCGGCGAACACGGTGGCCTCACCGCTGCCGACGCACTCGTCGTAGCCACCGGGCACCGGCCCGCGAACCGTAGCGAGTTGCGGATCGACGGGGACCGGTGCGCGGGCGTCGTCCCGGCCACGCTGGCTTTGCACCTGCTGGCACAAGGCGTCCACCTGGGTTCAGAGGTCGTCGTCACCGGCGACTCGCACTGGGCCGAAGAGTGCATCGCGGCAATGACCACCGGCGCGCGCCCCGCGGCATCGATCCACTGGCTCGGTCGGGAAGGCCCGGCGCCACATCCCGCGGTCACCACCAGACCGGATCTGCGGGTGACCGGCGCGCACGGCATGCCCCGTATCCGCGGCGTCAGCGTGCAGGATACGGCCGGCCGATCCGGGTCAGGCGTCGAGCACCTCGTGTGCGACTGCCTGATCCTGGCCGGGCCGGCGATCCCGTACCGCAACATCGACGGCGCCGTCCTCGACGACGACACCGTGGTATTCGCCCAGCGCTCGGGGCGGGAGTTCAAGACCGCCGACCAGATCGGTGCTGCCGCAGCCCGGATGGCGATCGAGCGTGCCAAAGCACCACAGCACCAGCATGTCCCACCGGAGCCCAGGATTGGATCACCGCGATGA
- a CDS encoding FAD-dependent oxidoreductase: protein MSSQHYDIAIVGGGVIGAAIAAELSRYAVKVVWFEAAHDVCEGASKANSAIACSGYDLPAGSLESDLILETSPQWETICRDLDVPFRRIGALSLGFDDSDGPSLRNLAAQATDAGVEVELISGSALRRAAQTAAPTAVEALHVPAEGIIDPIRLTIGFAKLAVLNGVELRRSTPVTGFWHNAAGAISHVVTPAGAVSVGAVVNAAGVNADHITDAAAAEPITMWPRKGQFLLIDRAVGHLVPKIMCTVPTPHTRGIYAVPTTNRTVLVGPTAVDGQDRADRTTDEATVEKVWASAQRLLPEGIDRRYVTKAFAGLRPASDHTYRLEVSPKVPNLVHAAGIRSTGVSSSPAVARHIAGLIGNGILGLKPKAALHQSVPFIARLAESATDSAAVDFACRPGAPPDQRPMVVCACEHVTAAEIAAECRGPVPATSLDAVRKRTRATAGRCQGAYCSVGVSFILSAATGQRPGEISQGEPGSQWESNS, encoded by the coding sequence ATGAGTAGTCAGCACTATGACATCGCGATCGTCGGCGGCGGCGTCATCGGTGCCGCGATCGCCGCCGAACTGTCGCGCTACGCGGTGAAGGTGGTGTGGTTCGAGGCGGCCCACGATGTCTGCGAGGGTGCCAGCAAGGCCAACTCCGCCATCGCGTGCAGCGGCTATGACCTGCCGGCGGGGAGTCTGGAATCCGACCTCATCCTGGAGACCAGTCCCCAGTGGGAAACCATCTGCCGGGATCTCGATGTGCCCTTTCGCCGAATCGGGGCCCTGTCCCTGGGTTTCGACGACAGTGACGGCCCCTCGCTGCGGAATCTGGCGGCGCAGGCGACCGATGCCGGCGTGGAGGTCGAACTGATCTCGGGGTCGGCGTTGCGCAGGGCGGCGCAGACAGCGGCCCCCACCGCGGTCGAGGCACTGCATGTCCCGGCCGAAGGCATCATCGACCCGATCCGGCTGACCATCGGTTTCGCCAAACTCGCGGTGCTCAACGGTGTGGAACTGCGCCGATCGACACCGGTGACCGGGTTCTGGCACAACGCCGCGGGCGCGATCAGCCATGTCGTCACACCCGCGGGCGCGGTCTCGGTCGGCGCCGTGGTCAACGCGGCTGGGGTCAACGCAGACCACATCACCGATGCTGCGGCCGCCGAACCGATCACAATGTGGCCCCGCAAAGGACAATTCCTTCTCATCGACCGTGCCGTCGGCCACCTGGTGCCCAAGATCATGTGCACCGTACCCACCCCGCACACCCGCGGCATCTACGCGGTTCCCACCACCAACCGCACGGTATTGGTCGGGCCGACCGCTGTCGACGGACAGGACCGCGCCGACAGGACGACTGACGAGGCGACGGTGGAAAAGGTGTGGGCCAGCGCCCAACGCCTCCTGCCCGAAGGGATCGACCGGCGTTACGTCACCAAGGCATTCGCGGGCCTACGACCGGCGAGCGATCACACCTATCGACTGGAGGTGTCGCCCAAGGTGCCGAACCTGGTGCACGCCGCAGGAATCCGCTCGACTGGTGTGTCCTCATCCCCGGCTGTCGCGCGGCACATCGCAGGCCTCATCGGCAACGGAATACTGGGATTGAAGCCGAAAGCCGCACTACACCAGTCTGTTCCGTTCATTGCCCGCTTGGCGGAGAGCGCCACGGACAGCGCAGCGGTCGACTTCGCGTGCCGGCCCGGTGCGCCGCCGGACCAGCGGCCCATGGTGGTCTGCGCGTGCGAGCACGTGACGGCGGCTGAGATCGCCGCGGAATGCCGCGGTCCCGTCCCGGCCACTTCGCTCGACGCGGTGCGCAAGCGGACCCGGGCGACCGCCGGGCGGTGTCAGGGCGCCTACTGCTCGGTGGGTGTGAGCTTCATACTGTCCGCGGCCACAGGGCAGCGGCCCGGCGAGATCTCCCAGGGCGAACCCGGATCGCAATGGGAGAGCAACTCGTGA
- a CDS encoding FGGY family carbohydrate kinase produces the protein MWAGIDQGTTSTRTNLYDDAGNCVATARKRSHTAHPLPGWDEQDGDALVNAIEETVREAVASVPGAELAGIGLANQGESVIAFNRLTGAPLSKAILWSDRRAGTIVDRVAGTPAAAGVEEVTGLRLDPYYSAARIAWALLNLPEVAAAAADGTLAIGTLDTFFIHRLAYGAYVTDPSTGSRTQLMALDDLRFDPECAAAFGIDAALLPEIVDTVFTEPLPTILGAPLYASATDQLAALAALGAISPGDTKMTYGTGCFIDTNVGAQPCRPGHGLMPTYAWTIPGEPKAWAIEGGVFSAGTAVDWFVGLGLAENASHVSTLAASCSAAEDFELRMQHPVFLPSFTGIGAPWWRSDAAGVLAGLRASSDRQDLAFAVLDGIAQRVADVVDAVDAELGMPATLRADGGLSVNRTLMQRQADLCGRPIAIADHHDNTAAGAAGLAAIGAGELDLGGLATRARFSCTMEPTLPEEQRVPERARWRAFVEASTSLDPPALTEAARRRTEERDR, from the coding sequence GTGTGGGCCGGCATTGATCAGGGCACCACCAGTACCCGTACCAACCTCTATGACGACGCCGGTAACTGCGTGGCGACGGCGCGCAAACGCTCGCATACCGCGCATCCCCTCCCGGGCTGGGATGAGCAGGACGGCGACGCGCTGGTCAATGCCATCGAAGAGACGGTGCGCGAAGCCGTCGCGTCGGTGCCCGGTGCGGAACTGGCCGGAATTGGGTTGGCCAACCAGGGCGAGTCCGTCATCGCGTTCAACCGATTGACCGGGGCGCCACTGTCGAAGGCGATCCTCTGGTCGGACCGGCGTGCCGGAACCATCGTCGACCGGGTTGCCGGCACGCCCGCAGCGGCGGGTGTCGAGGAGGTCACCGGACTGCGGCTGGATCCGTACTACTCGGCGGCGCGCATCGCGTGGGCACTGCTGAACCTACCGGAGGTAGCCGCTGCGGCGGCCGACGGCACACTGGCCATCGGCACGCTCGACACGTTCTTCATCCATCGTCTTGCCTACGGCGCGTATGTGACCGACCCGTCGACGGGTAGCCGGACACAGCTGATGGCGTTGGACGACCTGCGGTTCGATCCGGAATGTGCGGCAGCCTTCGGTATCGACGCCGCTCTGCTGCCGGAGATCGTGGACACCGTCTTCACCGAACCGCTGCCCACCATCCTGGGCGCGCCGCTGTACGCCAGCGCGACCGATCAACTGGCCGCGCTGGCCGCGCTGGGCGCGATCTCGCCTGGCGACACCAAGATGACGTATGGGACAGGGTGTTTCATCGACACCAACGTCGGTGCCCAGCCCTGCCGGCCGGGCCACGGCCTGATGCCGACCTACGCATGGACCATCCCCGGCGAACCCAAGGCGTGGGCGATCGAAGGAGGCGTCTTCAGCGCGGGCACCGCCGTCGACTGGTTCGTCGGGTTGGGATTGGCTGAAAATGCCTCTCACGTCTCCACATTGGCCGCATCCTGTAGCGCGGCAGAAGACTTCGAGCTACGGATGCAGCATCCGGTGTTCTTGCCGAGTTTCACCGGCATCGGAGCCCCGTGGTGGCGTTCGGACGCGGCGGGCGTGCTGGCCGGTCTACGAGCGTCCTCGGATCGCCAGGACTTGGCGTTCGCAGTCCTCGACGGGATCGCCCAGCGGGTGGCTGACGTCGTCGACGCGGTGGACGCCGAACTCGGCATGCCTGCCACCTTGCGGGCAGACGGCGGCCTCAGCGTCAATCGCACGCTCATGCAACGGCAGGCCGACCTGTGCGGCAGGCCCATCGCCATCGCCGACCACCACGACAACACGGCCGCCGGTGCTGCGGGGCTGGCTGCGATCGGCGCAGGTGAACTGGATCTCGGCGGCCTCGCGACGCGGGCTCGATTCAGCTGCACCATGGAGCCGACGCTGCCGGAGGAACAGCGTGTGCCCGAACGCGCACGATGGCGCGCATTCGTCGAGGCATCAACATCTCTGGATCCTCCCGCACTGACCGAAGCCGCACGCCGACGCACCGAAGAACGGGACCGATGA
- a CDS encoding DeoR/GlpR family DNA-binding transcription regulator, translating into MLLELLSRQHFASIDDIQRATGASMPTIRRDLGQLEKRGLLRRVRGGAAPATTSSTLDEAFELRRRRNAREKGEIALVAANLAKPRSSLLLNDGSSTLALAEELVSQQKPLWVATSGLNLGERLASVAEIEVIVIGGALRASSFGTSGPLATSAISQLTVDTTFIGCDGIDLELGVRFNSLADAEIAAAMARQGRRVVVLADASKLGQRAIAGSTGWSDVDVLITNELDASWRDHLLKQDVEVLIP; encoded by the coding sequence TTGCTGCTCGAGTTGCTGTCTCGTCAGCACTTCGCCTCGATCGACGACATCCAACGCGCCACCGGCGCCAGCATGCCCACCATTCGCCGCGACCTCGGCCAACTGGAGAAGCGCGGCCTGCTGCGCCGCGTCCGGGGTGGCGCGGCGCCTGCCACGACATCCAGCACCCTCGACGAGGCGTTCGAGCTTCGGCGCCGCCGCAACGCGCGCGAGAAGGGCGAAATAGCTTTGGTGGCGGCAAATTTGGCGAAACCACGGTCGTCGCTACTGCTCAACGACGGCAGTTCGACCCTGGCCCTGGCCGAAGAACTCGTGTCCCAGCAGAAGCCGCTGTGGGTGGCCACCTCTGGATTGAATCTGGGCGAGCGTCTGGCCAGCGTTGCAGAGATCGAGGTCATCGTCATCGGCGGCGCGTTGCGCGCATCGTCCTTCGGCACCAGCGGACCGCTTGCCACCTCGGCGATATCGCAACTGACCGTCGACACGACCTTCATCGGCTGCGACGGAATCGATCTAGAGCTCGGCGTGCGGTTCAACAGCCTGGCGGATGCCGAGATCGCCGCAGCGATGGCGCGCCAGGGCCGACGCGTGGTGGTCCTCGCGGATGCGTCGAAGCTCGGTCAGCGCGCCATCGCCGGTTCAACCGGCTGGTCGGACGTCGATGTGCTCATCACGAACGAACTCGACGCAAGTTGGCGTGATCACCTGCTGAAGCAGGATGTGGAGGTTCTGATCCCCTGA